One window from the genome of Mauremys mutica isolate MM-2020 ecotype Southern chromosome 4, ASM2049712v1, whole genome shotgun sequence encodes:
- the RPLP2 gene encoding 60S acidic ribosomal protein P2: protein MRYVAAYLLAVLGGNESPASKDLKKILDSVGIETDDERLNKVIGELNGKNIEDVIAQGNGKLASMPVGGAVAVSAGPASAAPAAAPAAAEEKKEEKKEESEESDDDMGFGLFD, encoded by the exons ATGCGTTACGTTGCAGCTTATCTTCTGGCCGTCCTTGGGGGCAACGAGTCCCCCGCTTCAAAGGACTTGAAGAAGATTCTCGACAGTGTAGGCATTGAGACGGATGATGAACGCCTGAACAAG GTTATTGGTGAACTGAACGGAAAAAATATAGAGGATGTCATTGCTCAGG GTAATGGCAAACTTGCCAGCATGCCCGTTGGTGGAGCTGTAGCAGTCTCAGCTGGACCAGCTtccgctgctcctgctgctgcacctGCTGCTG ctgaggagaagaaagaagagaagaaggaggagtcTGAGGAATCTGACGATGACATGGGATTTGGCCTATTTGACTAA